The following coding sequences are from one Melanotaenia boesemani isolate fMelBoe1 chromosome 19, fMelBoe1.pri, whole genome shotgun sequence window:
- the rimbp2a gene encoding RIMS-binding protein 2 isoform X2 produces the protein MKDQTSSTNVEDLLRQSQMELQWIQRQLAMIAARNTHHHHLHTKGKLRNEFSSQPVTGHSTVYNANRFRLLEEKNRTLKLEVATLRQEKQQHKKLKAKLHAALQEKNRLNLELINHHLKASKYDQVQSNYEQLRQTFAVVSQEREVAQQQRSQLQTKVDNLEQALKHMHEAVELKQQLQIEHEHALVALHTKQKEINQLQKAWAQIDQEHEEAVHLLKVKVCDLEKKCRFHSDHFRQLSKELLNFRLQSEPVVILRNNPTFASQIPSSTEKKPSKVTVGFEAQSRKGDESAANTPLLISQFLPGALQIGEREPREQLSIKSNTVTTDYPCRLRQLSPSEMEDETSPSPRSKPRYTGQVRLCTARYSYNPYDGPNEHPEAELPLVAGKYLYVYGNMDDDGFYEGELLDGQRGLVPSNFVEFVQDKEKTAGEGGEDMGPLDHAPLALMATDGGASQDGLLGTSNALVPYSNGTGGPLDLEDLAEDVVPYPRKITLIKQLARSVIVAWEPPVVPMGWGNISGYNVLVDGELRASLPYSGRTKCLLEKLDLDGCVHRVSVLTVTDRGLSDELRCTLLVGANVVVAPCGLRVDDIQRDTAELSWLPSNSNYGHTVLLDGVEHAVVKPGRYRLRFHNLKPLTVYKVSVVAQPHQVPWQLPLEQRERKEAGVEFCTQAAGPTPFCRTGPPLPPQDVQVLCGQAPGVLRVHWKPPILSPTGTSNGANVIGYAVCTKGQRVAEVLFPMADYVTVELTRIQCLEAREVIVRTLSVQGESQDSQVAVIPNNLLVPLPPIPLPPPMHPHTGPPPHPHAQPHLHSPHLPHPSPQLPAPPHGQPLPPHPPHPQSHPRLPHPGGPPQPQLGLPHPQPLHIQPHPPHQGPRPQHQLPLLPHPQPHPIPQRPVSARDLDAKEHTAHHGGAIPPGQPGWDPTRSPSQPPVPMQGHTLEAPRPANPRSPSPQRILPQPRGTLIPDTVAKAIAREAAQRVAAETGKGDRRQDRYGEQGYSFHQHHSDEEDEDEEGFARGRRRGPSVDEFLRGSELGRPPHYSHNEDYHSESSRGSDLSDIMEEDEEELYSEMQLEEGRRRNSHNTPKSNTPAGGRHDHDGGRRIHHGGPHPQRRPLMVPSIDGHRNRDRRSPTYYDESEPEEPFRIFVALFDYDPLSMSPNPDAADEELPFKEGQIIRIYGDKDTDGFYRGEVRGRMGLIPCNMVSEIRADDEETMDELMKQGFLPLSTPVDRIEQNRRGLRRDQASRRMVALYDYDPRESSPNVDVEAELTFCAGDIIAVFGDIDEDGFYYGEINGHRGLVPSNFLEEVPDDVEVYLTDTPSHYPQEEPTNRPPANSAATVSEGKRVTTDTTDTANNITTPVRAPSPIVRPLLPGTMRPLSPTRGPHVPLDPRDPRDLANKKKKGLLSKGKKLLKRLSPVK, from the exons GTGCAATCTAACTATGAGCAGCTGAGACAAACCTTTGCTGTGGTAAGCCAGGAGCGAGAAGTGGCCCAGCAGCAGAGGAGCCAACTCCAGACCAAAGTGGATAACCTGGAACAGGCTCTAAAG CATATGCATGAAGCTGTAGAGCTAAAGCAGCAGTTGCAGATAGAGCATGAGCACGCCTTGGTGGCCCTTCACACCAAGCAGAAGGAGATCAATCAGCTGCAAAAG GCTTGGGCTCAAATTGACCAGGAGCATGAGGAAGCAGTACACCTGTTAAAG GTCAAGGTTTGTGACCTAGAAAAGAAATGCAGGTTCCACAGTGATCACTTCCGTCAGCTTTCCAAAGAGCTGCTGAATTTTCGATTGCAATCAGAACCTGTGGTGATCCTTAGAAATAATCCCACCTTTGCATCCCAGATCCCATCATCAACAGAGAAGAAACCCTCAAAGGTCACGGTTGGATTTGAAGCCCAGTCCAGAAAAG GTGATGAGAGTGCTGCAAATACACCACTACTGATCTCCCAGTTCTTGCCCGGTGCTCTCCAGATTGGAGAGAGAGAACCAAGAGAACAGCTGTCTATCAAATCCAACACCGTGACAACGGACTACCCCTGCAGGCTTCGACAGCTTTCTCCATCAGAG ATGGAGGATGAGACCAGCCCATCACCCAGGTCCAAACCTCGCTACACAGGCCAGGTCCGCCTTTGCACTGCCCGTTACAG ttaTAACCCTTATGATGGACCGAATGAGCATCCTGAAGCAGAGCTTCCCCTTGTGGCTGGAAAGTATCTGTACGTGTATGGAAACATGGATGATGATGGCTTCTATGAAG GTGAGCTGCTGGATGGCCAAAGAGGACTTGTTCCTTCTAACTTTGTGGAATTTGTccaggacaaagaaaaaacagctggGGAGGGAGGGGAAGACATGGGCCCTCTGGACCATGCACCCCTGGCCTTGATGGCAACGGATGGAGGTGCCTCCCAAGATGGCCTCCTGGGCACAAGTAATGCCTTGGTTCCATATAGCAATGGGACAGGTGGGCCCTTGGATCTCGAGGACTTAGCTGAAGATGTTGTGCCTTACCCCCGTAAGATCACTTTGATTAAGCAGCTGGCACGAAGTGTTATTGTGGCCTGGGAGCCTCCAGTAGTGCCTATGGGCTGGGGGAACATCTCTGGCTACAACGTTTTAGTGGACGGGGAACTTCGTGCCAGTTTACCATACAGCGGTCGGACCAAGTGTTTGCTGGAGAAGCTGGACCTGGACGGCTGCGTTCATCGCGTGTCAGTGCTGACTGTCACTGACAGGGGCTTGTCAGATGAGCTGCGCTGCACCTTGCTGGTGGGAGCCAACGTGGTGGTGGCGCCATGCGGTCTTCGGGTGGATGACATCCAGCGTGACACTGCCGAGCTCTCTTGGCTGCCTAGCAACAGTAATTATGGTCACACTGTGCTCTTAGATGGAGTGGAGCATGCAGTGGTAAAACCAGGAAGGTATAGACTACGCTTTCACAACCTGAAGCCTCTGACAGTGTACAAGGTGTCGGTGGTTGCGCAGCCCCACCAGGTGCCATGGCAACTGCCACTtgagcagagagagaggaaagaagCTGGTGTGGAGTTTTGCACTCAAGCAGCTG GTCCAACACCTTTTTGCAGAACAG GCCCTCCGCTGCCTCCGCAGGATGTGCAGGTGCTCTGTGGGCAAGCTCCAGGGGTTTTGCGGGTTCACTGGAAGCCTCCCATCCTTTCTCCCACAGGCACGTCTAACGGGGCAAATGTCATCGGCTATGCAGTCTGTACTAAAGGACAGAGG GTAGCTGAGGTGTTATTCCCAATGGCAGACTATGTTACTGTTGAGCTGACAAGGATTCAATGCCTGGAGGCCAGAGAAGTCATTGTTAGGACGCTGTCAGTACAGGGAGAATCCCAGGACTCCCAAGTCGCCGTCATTCCAAACAACCTGCTTGTGCCTCTACCTCCGATTCCCCTGCCACCACCAATGCACCCTCACACgggtcccccgcctcacccccATGCTCAACCCCATCTCCATTCCCCTCACCTTCCTCACCCCAGCCCCCAGCTTCCTGCTCCGCCCCATGGACAACCACTTCCGCCACATCCTCCACACCCTCAATCTCATCCTAGACTTCCCCATCCAGGAGGGCCCCCTCAGCCCCAGCTTGGACTCCCACATCCCCAACCTTTACATATTCAGCCTCATCCACCTCATCAGGGTCCCAGGCCCCAGCACCAACTCCCTCTGTTACCCCACCCTCAACCCCACCCTATACCTCAGAGACCAGTAAGTGCCAGAGACCTGGATGCCAAAGAGCACACCGCCCACCACGGAGGAGCTATTCCACCTGGCCAGCCTGGCTGGGATCCCACACGATCTCCTTCACAGCCTCCTGTGCCCATGCAAGGCCACACTCTTGAGGCCCCTCGTCCTGCCAATCCACGTTCTCCATCCCCTCAGAGGATTCTTCCTCAGCCCAGAGGCACGCTCATCCCAGACACTGTGGCCAAAGCCATTGCCCGAGAAGCAGCGCAGAGGGTGGCGGCAGAAACTGGCAAG gGAGACAGGAGGCAGGACAGATACGGAGAGCAGGGTTATTCATTTCACCAGCATCACTCTGATGAGGAAGACGAAGATGAGGAAGGGTTTGCACGTGGCCGTAGGAGAGGGCCCTCAGTTGATGAGTTTCTCAGAGGCTCTGAGCTGGGGAGGCCG CCTCACTATAGTCACAATGAAGATTATCACAGCGAAAGCAGCCGGGGCTCTGACCTGTCTGACATCatggaagaggatgaggaggagctgTACTCTGAGATGCAGCTGGAAGAGGGACGGCGACGCAACTCGCACAACACGCCCAAG tCAAACACTCCAGCTGGAGGCCGCCATGATCATGACGGGGGTAGACGAATTCATCACGGCGGTCCTCATCCCCAGAGGCGACCTCTAATGGTCCCCTCCATTG ATGGCCACAGGAATCGAGATCGCCGCTCTCCTACATACTATGATGAGTCAGAGCCTGAGGAGCCTTTTCGGATCTTTGTGGCCCTCTTTGACTATGATCCTCTGTCCATGTCCCCAAACCCAGATGCAGCTGATGAGGAGCTTCCCTTCAAAGAAGGGCAAATCATTAGG ATTTATGGCGATAAAGACACAGATGGGTTTTACAGAGGAGAAGTGCGAGGCAGGATGGGGCTGATCCCGTGTAACATGGTGTCAGAGATACGAGCAGACGACGAAGAGACCATGGACGAGCTCATGAAACAGGGCTTTCTGCCCCTCAGCACCCCCGTGGACAGAATAG aacaaaacagaagagGATTGCGTCGAGATCAGGCCTCAAGACGGATGGTGGCTCTTTACGACTATGACCCTAGAGAGAGCTCCCCTAACGTTGATGTTGAG GCTGAGCTGACATTCTGTGCTGGTGACATCATTGCTGTGTTTGGAGACATCGATGAAGATGGGTTTTATTAT GGTGAGATCAATGGCCATCGCGGTCTGGTTCCCTCTAACTTCCTAGAAGAAGTGCCTGATGACGTGGAAGTCTATCTGACCGATACCCCGTCCCACTACCCCCAGGAAGAGCCCACCAACCGGCCCCCTGCCAACTCTGCCGCCACCGTATCAGAGGGAAAACGG GTTACCACAGACACCACTGACACGGCCAACAACATCACTACACCAGTCCGGGCGCCATCCCCGATCGTTCGGCCCCTCCTCCCAGGTACCATGAGACCCCTCAGCCCTACAAGGGGTCCACACGTCCCACTGGATCCCAGGGACCCCAGAGATCTggcaaacaagaagaaaaaaggactACTGTCCAAGGGAAAGAAACTCCTGAAGAGACTCTCccctgtgaaataa
- the rimbp2a gene encoding RIMS-binding protein 2 isoform X5: MKDQTSSTNVEDLLRQSQMELQWIQRQLAMIAARNTHHHHLHTKGKLRNEFSSQPVTGHSTVYNANRFRLLEEKNRTLKLEVATLRQEKQQHKKLKAKLHAALQEKNRLNLELINHHLKASKYDQVQSNYEQLRQTFAVVSQEREVAQQQRSQLQTKVDNLEQALKHMHEAVELKQQLQIEHEHALVALHTKQKEINQLQKAWAQIDQEHEEAVHLLKIPSSTEKKPSKVTVGFEAQSRKGDESAANTPLLISQFLPGALQIGEREPREQLSIKSNTVTTDYPCRLRQLSPSEMEDETSPSPRSKPRYTGQVRLCTARYSYNPYDGPNEHPEAELPLVAGKYLYVYGNMDDDGFYEGELLDGQRGLVPSNFVEFVQDKEKTAGEGGEDMGPLDHAPLALMATDGGASQDGLLGTSNALVPYSNGTGGPLDLEDLAEDVVPYPRKITLIKQLARSVIVAWEPPVVPMGWGNISGYNVLVDGELRASLPYSGRTKCLLEKLDLDGCVHRVSVLTVTDRGLSDELRCTLLVGANVVVAPCGLRVDDIQRDTAELSWLPSNSNYGHTVLLDGVEHAVVKPGRYRLRFHNLKPLTVYKVSVVAQPHQVPWQLPLEQRERKEAGVEFCTQAAGPTPFCRTGPPLPPQDVQVLCGQAPGVLRVHWKPPILSPTGTSNGANVIGYAVCTKGQRVAEVLFPMADYVTVELTRIQCLEAREVIVRTLSVQGESQDSQVAVIPNNLLVPLPPIPLPPPMHPHTGPPPHPHAQPHLHSPHLPHPSPQLPAPPHGQPLPPHPPHPQSHPRLPHPGGPPQPQLGLPHPQPLHIQPHPPHQGPRPQHQLPLLPHPQPHPIPQRPVSARDLDAKEHTAHHGGAIPPGQPGWDPTRSPSQPPVPMQGHTLEAPRPANPRSPSPQRILPQPRGTLIPDTVAKAIAREAAQRVAAETGKGDRRQDRYGEQGYSFHQHHSDEEDEDEEGFARGRRRGPSVDEFLRGSELGRPPHYSHNEDYHSESSRGSDLSDIMEEDEEELYSEMQLEEGRRRNSHNTPKSNTPAGGRHDHDGGRRIHHGGPHPQRRPLMVPSIEVTSENNSEGNLSPIAKDVNYGRVARHRTWSSRRHMGGTRSPHDAADEELPFKEGQIIRIYGDKDTDGFYRGEVRGRMGLIPCNMVSEIRADDEETMDELMKQGFLPLSTPVDRIEQNRRGLRRDQASRRMVALYDYDPRESSPNVDVEAELTFCAGDIIAVFGDIDEDGFYYGEINGHRGLVPSNFLEEVPDDVEVYLTDTPSHYPQEEPTNRPPANSAATVSEGKRVTTDTTDTANNITTPVRAPSPIVRPLLPGTMRPLSPTRGPHVPLDPRDPRDLANKKKKGLLSKGKKLLKRLSPVK, translated from the exons GTGCAATCTAACTATGAGCAGCTGAGACAAACCTTTGCTGTGGTAAGCCAGGAGCGAGAAGTGGCCCAGCAGCAGAGGAGCCAACTCCAGACCAAAGTGGATAACCTGGAACAGGCTCTAAAG CATATGCATGAAGCTGTAGAGCTAAAGCAGCAGTTGCAGATAGAGCATGAGCACGCCTTGGTGGCCCTTCACACCAAGCAGAAGGAGATCAATCAGCTGCAAAAG GCTTGGGCTCAAATTGACCAGGAGCATGAGGAAGCAGTACACCTGTTAAAG ATCCCATCATCAACAGAGAAGAAACCCTCAAAGGTCACGGTTGGATTTGAAGCCCAGTCCAGAAAAG GTGATGAGAGTGCTGCAAATACACCACTACTGATCTCCCAGTTCTTGCCCGGTGCTCTCCAGATTGGAGAGAGAGAACCAAGAGAACAGCTGTCTATCAAATCCAACACCGTGACAACGGACTACCCCTGCAGGCTTCGACAGCTTTCTCCATCAGAG ATGGAGGATGAGACCAGCCCATCACCCAGGTCCAAACCTCGCTACACAGGCCAGGTCCGCCTTTGCACTGCCCGTTACAG ttaTAACCCTTATGATGGACCGAATGAGCATCCTGAAGCAGAGCTTCCCCTTGTGGCTGGAAAGTATCTGTACGTGTATGGAAACATGGATGATGATGGCTTCTATGAAG GTGAGCTGCTGGATGGCCAAAGAGGACTTGTTCCTTCTAACTTTGTGGAATTTGTccaggacaaagaaaaaacagctggGGAGGGAGGGGAAGACATGGGCCCTCTGGACCATGCACCCCTGGCCTTGATGGCAACGGATGGAGGTGCCTCCCAAGATGGCCTCCTGGGCACAAGTAATGCCTTGGTTCCATATAGCAATGGGACAGGTGGGCCCTTGGATCTCGAGGACTTAGCTGAAGATGTTGTGCCTTACCCCCGTAAGATCACTTTGATTAAGCAGCTGGCACGAAGTGTTATTGTGGCCTGGGAGCCTCCAGTAGTGCCTATGGGCTGGGGGAACATCTCTGGCTACAACGTTTTAGTGGACGGGGAACTTCGTGCCAGTTTACCATACAGCGGTCGGACCAAGTGTTTGCTGGAGAAGCTGGACCTGGACGGCTGCGTTCATCGCGTGTCAGTGCTGACTGTCACTGACAGGGGCTTGTCAGATGAGCTGCGCTGCACCTTGCTGGTGGGAGCCAACGTGGTGGTGGCGCCATGCGGTCTTCGGGTGGATGACATCCAGCGTGACACTGCCGAGCTCTCTTGGCTGCCTAGCAACAGTAATTATGGTCACACTGTGCTCTTAGATGGAGTGGAGCATGCAGTGGTAAAACCAGGAAGGTATAGACTACGCTTTCACAACCTGAAGCCTCTGACAGTGTACAAGGTGTCGGTGGTTGCGCAGCCCCACCAGGTGCCATGGCAACTGCCACTtgagcagagagagaggaaagaagCTGGTGTGGAGTTTTGCACTCAAGCAGCTG GTCCAACACCTTTTTGCAGAACAG GCCCTCCGCTGCCTCCGCAGGATGTGCAGGTGCTCTGTGGGCAAGCTCCAGGGGTTTTGCGGGTTCACTGGAAGCCTCCCATCCTTTCTCCCACAGGCACGTCTAACGGGGCAAATGTCATCGGCTATGCAGTCTGTACTAAAGGACAGAGG GTAGCTGAGGTGTTATTCCCAATGGCAGACTATGTTACTGTTGAGCTGACAAGGATTCAATGCCTGGAGGCCAGAGAAGTCATTGTTAGGACGCTGTCAGTACAGGGAGAATCCCAGGACTCCCAAGTCGCCGTCATTCCAAACAACCTGCTTGTGCCTCTACCTCCGATTCCCCTGCCACCACCAATGCACCCTCACACgggtcccccgcctcacccccATGCTCAACCCCATCTCCATTCCCCTCACCTTCCTCACCCCAGCCCCCAGCTTCCTGCTCCGCCCCATGGACAACCACTTCCGCCACATCCTCCACACCCTCAATCTCATCCTAGACTTCCCCATCCAGGAGGGCCCCCTCAGCCCCAGCTTGGACTCCCACATCCCCAACCTTTACATATTCAGCCTCATCCACCTCATCAGGGTCCCAGGCCCCAGCACCAACTCCCTCTGTTACCCCACCCTCAACCCCACCCTATACCTCAGAGACCAGTAAGTGCCAGAGACCTGGATGCCAAAGAGCACACCGCCCACCACGGAGGAGCTATTCCACCTGGCCAGCCTGGCTGGGATCCCACACGATCTCCTTCACAGCCTCCTGTGCCCATGCAAGGCCACACTCTTGAGGCCCCTCGTCCTGCCAATCCACGTTCTCCATCCCCTCAGAGGATTCTTCCTCAGCCCAGAGGCACGCTCATCCCAGACACTGTGGCCAAAGCCATTGCCCGAGAAGCAGCGCAGAGGGTGGCGGCAGAAACTGGCAAG gGAGACAGGAGGCAGGACAGATACGGAGAGCAGGGTTATTCATTTCACCAGCATCACTCTGATGAGGAAGACGAAGATGAGGAAGGGTTTGCACGTGGCCGTAGGAGAGGGCCCTCAGTTGATGAGTTTCTCAGAGGCTCTGAGCTGGGGAGGCCG CCTCACTATAGTCACAATGAAGATTATCACAGCGAAAGCAGCCGGGGCTCTGACCTGTCTGACATCatggaagaggatgaggaggagctgTACTCTGAGATGCAGCTGGAAGAGGGACGGCGACGCAACTCGCACAACACGCCCAAG tCAAACACTCCAGCTGGAGGCCGCCATGATCATGACGGGGGTAGACGAATTCATCACGGCGGTCCTCATCCCCAGAGGCGACCTCTAATGGTCCCCTCCATTG AAGTAACCTCTGAAAATAACAGTGAGGGAAACCTCTCCCCCATCGCCAAGGATGTTAACTATGGCAGAGTAGCTCGGCACAGGACATGGTCATCCCGCAGGCACATGGGCGGCACCAGGTCTCCCCATG ATGCAGCTGATGAGGAGCTTCCCTTCAAAGAAGGGCAAATCATTAGG ATTTATGGCGATAAAGACACAGATGGGTTTTACAGAGGAGAAGTGCGAGGCAGGATGGGGCTGATCCCGTGTAACATGGTGTCAGAGATACGAGCAGACGACGAAGAGACCATGGACGAGCTCATGAAACAGGGCTTTCTGCCCCTCAGCACCCCCGTGGACAGAATAG aacaaaacagaagagGATTGCGTCGAGATCAGGCCTCAAGACGGATGGTGGCTCTTTACGACTATGACCCTAGAGAGAGCTCCCCTAACGTTGATGTTGAG GCTGAGCTGACATTCTGTGCTGGTGACATCATTGCTGTGTTTGGAGACATCGATGAAGATGGGTTTTATTAT GGTGAGATCAATGGCCATCGCGGTCTGGTTCCCTCTAACTTCCTAGAAGAAGTGCCTGATGACGTGGAAGTCTATCTGACCGATACCCCGTCCCACTACCCCCAGGAAGAGCCCACCAACCGGCCCCCTGCCAACTCTGCCGCCACCGTATCAGAGGGAAAACGG GTTACCACAGACACCACTGACACGGCCAACAACATCACTACACCAGTCCGGGCGCCATCCCCGATCGTTCGGCCCCTCCTCCCAGGTACCATGAGACCCCTCAGCCCTACAAGGGGTCCACACGTCCCACTGGATCCCAGGGACCCCAGAGATCTggcaaacaagaagaaaaaaggactACTGTCCAAGGGAAAGAAACTCCTGAAGAGACTCTCccctgtgaaataa